A window of the Lactuca sativa cultivar Salinas chromosome 5, Lsat_Salinas_v11, whole genome shotgun sequence genome harbors these coding sequences:
- the LOC111901068 gene encoding heat stress transcription factor A-7a has protein sequence MNPFFSVVKEEYPSSGGGGGGSDGVRRPTAIQAPLPQPMEGLHDAGPPPFLTKIYDMVDDRSIDHIVSWSRGGQSFTVLDPHAFATNLLPRYFKHNNFSSFVRQLNTYGFRKIDPDVWEFANEAFVRGQRHVLKNIKRRRAPSSSSSSSSAASQGCPESFGLDEVGRLKHEKQVLMMELVNLRQQQQNTRAQLQAMEVRIRGTEKKQQKVMSFLAKAMQNPEFVRKLVQHGRRQDLRDAIRGFDGVESGESSRTRNKLIKDEPEEEEFSQVSELEALALEIQGFGRAKRNQEEEEEEVVEEEEEANEMCEEKELDDEFWEELFSERSGVEDVNFLADKLDFLGSNPK, from the exons ATGAATCCTTTCTTCTCGGTCGTTAAGGAGGAGTATCCAtcaagtggtggtggtggtggtggtagcgaCGGCGTAAGGCGGCCAACGGCGATTCAAGCACCACTTCCACAGCCAATGGAGGGTCTTCATGATGCTGGGCCCCCACCTTTTTTGACGAAAATCTATGATATGGTCGACGACCGAAGTATTGACCACATTGTTTCTTGGAGCAGAGGTGGTCAAAGCTTCACTGTATTGGATCCACATGCTTTCGCTACTAATCTCCTCCCTCGATACTTTAAACACAACAATTTCTCTAGTTTTGTCAGGCAACTCAATACTTAT GGTTTTAGAAAGATAGATCCGGATGTATGGGAGTTTGCGAATGAAGCGTTCGTGAGGGGTCAAAGACACGTTTTGAAGAACATCAAGAGAAGACGCgcgccttcttcttcttcatcatcatcttcagctGCTTCTCAAGGTTGTCCTGAATCATTCGGATTGGATGAAGTTGGGCGTCTGAAACACGAAAAGCAAGTTCTGATGATGGAGTTAGTAAACCTCCGACAACAGCAACAGAACACTAGGGCTCAACTTCAAGCCATGGAAGTCAGGATACGTGGGACAGAGAAAAAACAGCAGAAGGTGATGAGTTTCTTGGCGAAAGCTATGCAAAATCCTGAATTTGTCAGAAAGTTAGTCCAACATGGTAGAAGACAGGACCTTCGAGACGCCATTAGAGGGTTTGATGGTGTTGAAAGTGGGGAATCGAGTCGAACCAGAAACAAACTTATTAAAGATGAACCAGAGGAGGAGGAGTTTTCTCAGGTGTCTGAGCTTGAGGCACTTGCTTTAGAGATTCAAGGATTTGGTAGAGCCAAAAGAAaccaagaggaagaagaagaagaagtagtagaagaagaagaagaagctaatGAGATGTGTGAAGAGAAAGAACTTGATGATGAATTCTGGGAAGAGTTGTTTAGTGAAAGATCAGGTGTTGAAGATGTGAATTTCTTGGCTGATAAGTTGGATTTCTTGGGTTCGAATCCCAAATAG